One Streptomyces sp. RPA4-2 genomic window carries:
- a CDS encoding pyridoxamine 5'-phosphate oxidase family protein has protein sequence MNPNDGFRELDREECLRLLSRVPIGRVVHTRHALPAVQPINFNLDADSAVVMRTSADSELAAAIDGVVIAFEADEVDAASHSGWSVVVTGRAAMVTDPVEHGRLTRTGPRSWGASPEEVFIRVEPELVTGRQLAGGRSVYGLGLSSS, from the coding sequence ATGAATCCCAACGACGGCTTCCGTGAACTCGACCGCGAGGAGTGCCTGCGTCTGTTGTCGCGGGTCCCGATAGGCCGCGTCGTCCACACACGCCATGCCCTGCCCGCCGTTCAGCCGATCAACTTCAACTTGGACGCCGATTCCGCGGTGGTGATGCGGACTTCGGCCGACTCGGAACTGGCCGCCGCGATCGACGGTGTGGTGATCGCTTTCGAAGCGGACGAGGTGGATGCGGCATCCCATTCCGGTTGGAGCGTCGTGGTCACCGGACGCGCCGCGATGGTGACCGATCCAGTCGAGCATGGCCGGCTCACCCGTACCGGCCCGCGCTCCTGGGGGGCCTCGCCCGAGGAGGTTTTCATCCGGGTCGAGCCCGAGCTGGTGACCGGTCGTCAGCTGGCAGGGGGGCGCTCCGTCTACGGGCTGGGGCTGTCCTCGTCCTGA
- a CDS encoding carbamate kinase codes for MRIVIALGGNALLHRGESPDAAVQAANIDRVTTAIAAVAHEHQIVITHGNGPQIGLLAVESAADPVLNTPYPLDLLGAQTQGMIGSMLARTLHDALPRRRIAALVTHTLVRADDPAFEHPTKFVGQVYPYDIATSLARKRGWHVAADTTGWRRVVPSPAPERIIETQTVHELLGSGTLVICAGGGGVPVTADHDTGALTGAEAVVDKDLTAALLAEDLKADFLLILTDVPCVYAGYRTPGQRPLLGATPAELRRGGFADGSMGPKAEAAARFVERTGGLAAIGALDAAYEIVHGRSGTLVRPDLPVA; via the coding sequence ATGCGCATCGTCATCGCCCTCGGCGGCAACGCCCTGCTGCACCGGGGCGAAAGCCCCGACGCGGCCGTCCAGGCCGCCAACATCGACCGGGTCACCACCGCGATCGCCGCCGTCGCCCACGAGCACCAGATCGTCATCACGCACGGCAACGGGCCACAGATCGGCCTGCTCGCCGTCGAGAGCGCAGCCGACCCCGTCCTGAACACCCCCTATCCGCTGGACCTGCTGGGTGCCCAGACCCAGGGCATGATCGGTTCCATGCTGGCCCGCACCCTGCACGACGCCCTCCCCAGGCGTCGGATCGCCGCACTGGTCACCCACACCCTGGTCCGGGCCGACGACCCGGCCTTCGAGCACCCCACGAAGTTCGTCGGCCAGGTGTACCCCTACGACATCGCGACGTCGCTCGCCCGCAAACGTGGCTGGCACGTCGCCGCCGACACCACCGGCTGGCGCCGCGTCGTCCCCTCACCGGCACCTGAACGGATCATCGAGACCCAGACCGTCCACGAACTCCTGGGCAGCGGCACCCTCGTCATCTGCGCCGGCGGCGGAGGCGTCCCCGTCACCGCCGACCACGACACCGGCGCGCTGACCGGCGCGGAAGCCGTGGTCGACAAGGACCTCACCGCGGCGCTGCTCGCCGAGGACCTGAAGGCCGACTTCCTGCTCATCCTCACCGACGTGCCCTGCGTCTACGCCGGCTATCGCACCCCCGGGCAGCGGCCCCTCCTCGGCGCCACGCCCGCCGAACTGCGCCGGGGTGGCTTCGCTGACGGATCCATGGGACCCAAGGCGGAGGCAGCCGCCCGCTTCGTCGAGCGCACGGGGGGGCTAGCCGCGATCGGGGCCCTGGACGCGGCGTACGAGATCGTCCACGGCAGGTCGGGCACCCTCGTCCGACCGGACCTGCCCGTCGCGTAA